The window GGCGCTGCGGGAGGTGTTCGTCGAACTGCCGGACGTGAGCTGGGACGACGTCGGCGGGCTGGAGGGGACGAAAGCCCGTCTTCAGGAGACCGTTCAGTGGCCGCTGGCCTATCCCGAGGCCTTCGAGCGGGTTCGACTCAGTCCCGCGACGGGTGTGTTGCTCTACGGGCCGCCCGGCACCGGTAAGACCCTGCTCGCGAAGGCCGTCGCCAACGAGGCCGACTCGAACTTCATCTCGATCAAGGGTCCCGAGCTGCTCGATAAGTACGTCGGCGAGAGCGAGCGCGGGGTCAGGGAGATCTTCGCAAAGGCAAGGGAAAACGCGCCCACGGTGGTGTTTTTCGACGAGCTCGACGCGCTGGCCGCCGAGCGTGGCGGCGGGCCCGGCGGCTCGAACGTCGGCGAGCGCGTGGTTTCTCAGCTTTTGACCGAACTGGACGGGTTGGAGGAACTGGAGAACGTGGTCGTGATCGCGACCACCAATCGTCCTGACCTGATCGACGACGCCCTGCTCAGGTCGGGGCGGCTCGACCGCCATATCCACGTTTCGGCCCCCGACGAGGAGGCGAGGCGGGAGATCTTCGCGGTTCACACGCGCGGGAAACCGCTCGCCGACGACGTGGATCTCGACTGGCTCGCCGCCGAGACCGAGGGCTACGTCGGCGCGGACGTCGAGGCGGTCTGTCGGGAGGCCGCGACGGCCGCGGTTCGCGGATACGTGAACGACGGCGGATCCGTCGAAGGGATCTTCCTGACCTGCGCGGGCTTCGAGCACGCCCTCTCGGCGGTCGATCCGAGCGCGACCGACGGTCCCGGTCGGTTCGCCGACCGGTTCGAATAGGCGATCGCGGCGAACCGTTTAGTGTCGAGCCACAGTATCACACACCATGCGAAGCGCCACGGGTCCCCTGCTGTCGATCGACCTCGACGAGCAAACCGCCGAGACGGAGTCGATCGATGACGTTCTCGACGCCTTCGTCGGCGGACGGGGCGTCGGGACGAAACTCGCCTACGACAGAGTACCGTTCGACGCCGATCCTCTCGGGTCCGAGAACCGTCTCACGTTCGCGGCCGGGCCGCTCCAGACCGCACGGACGAGCTTCACGGGACGGATGAACTGCACCGGTCTCTCGCCGCTTACCGATGGGATACTCTCCTCGAACGCGGGTGGTTTCCTCTCGCGGAACGCCGTCGCGACGGGCTACAGCGCCGTCGAGATCGCGGGGGAAAGCGACGAGCTCCTGATCGTTCACGTCTCCGATACCGGCGTCGGGTTCGAACCCGTCCCCGAACTCGCGGGCGCGGCCGTCTCGGCGGTGAGCGAACACGTCGTTGGACGGGGCCTCGACGCCTCACACGTCGCCTGCATCGGTCCCGCCGGCGAGAATTTAGTGAGGTTCGCCTCGATCATGACCAGCGAAAGTCGGACCTTCGGCCGCGGCGGGCTCGGCGCGGTGCTGGGATCGAAGAACGTGAAAGCGATCACCTTCTCGGGCGACTCGGCACCCGAAACCGAGTTCCCCGCGGTCGCAAGCGATATCCACCGCGATGCCGCCGAGAGCGACCACGTGATGAAGCGCCAGGGTACCGCGAGCCTGACCGAATTCGCGAGCCAGGTCGGGGCACTGCCCACGCACTACTACTCGGAACTGGAGTTCGAGGGAAGCGACGGAATCTCCGGCGACCGGGTCGAGGAGAAGAAGTTCAGGAAGGGGACCTGCTCTGCGTGTGCCTTCGCCTGCAAACTCCCGACGCGCGACGAGGCAAGTGGGTTAGAAACCGAAGGACCGGAGTTCGAGACGGTGATGGCCTTCGGCTCGAACTGCGGGATCGATGAGATCACCTCGGTGATGAAATCGAACGACCTGTGCGACGAACTCGGCATGGACACCATCTCGTGTGGCGCGACGGTCGCGGCGTACCTCGAAAGCGAGGACGCCTTCGGCGACGCCGAACTGGTCCACGCCCTCGTCGAGAAAATCGCCCGCAGGGAAGGCATGGGCGACGTTCTCGCCGAGGGGATCGACCGAATCCACGACGAGCTGGGCGTCGAGAACTGGAGTTCGAAGGGGATGCCCTTCGCCGCCCACGACGGCCGGGCCCTCAACGGGCAAGGGCTGGCCTTCGCCACGTCGAACCGGGGTGCCGACCATCTCTACGGGGGGCTCTACACCTACGAATACCCGCTGGTCGAGAAGAGCGAGGCGCTCGACCCCGAGGGGATGGCGGGCAAACCCGAGAAATTGGTCGCATCCGAGAACCACAACGCGCTGCTTGACAGTGCCATCTGCTGTAAGTTCTCGCGGACCGTCCTGACCGACAAGCGCCTCGCGACCCTGCTCGACGCCGAGTACGAACGGCTGCTGGAAACGGGCGCGCGCATCGTCGCCCTCGAACGACGGTTCAACAACGAACGCGGGTTCGACCGGAGCGACGACGACCTCCCCTACGAGCTTCCGGGATTCGAGGACGCACTCGACGAGTACTATCGGCTTCGCGACTGGAACCCGGACGGTACCGTCCCGTAGCCCCTATCGAGAGGTGTTCGCCTCCGCCGTCCGCGAGTCGCCCCAGGCCGGCTTTCCCCGCGGCGGGGCGAGGATTCCGACGCCGACGGCGGGCTCCTCGCCCCTGTTCTCCGCACCGTGGTGCTCGTGGCTCGAAAAGCGATAGGAGTCTCCCGGCTCCAAGAGCACCTCCTCGCCCTCGACGACGGCCACCAGCCGTCCGCTGATCATATAGCCGATCTGTTCGTTGTCGTGGCGGTGGGCCGGGAGCGTCGCACCGGGTTCGACGCGCCAGTACTTCATCCCCGCGCGCTCGC is drawn from Halalkalicoccus subterraneus and contains these coding sequences:
- a CDS encoding cupin domain-containing protein encodes the protein MERISTEGAGTEEVAEGVFLGDLATGERAGMKYWRVEPGATLPAHRHDNEQIGYMISGRLVAVVEGEEVLLEPGDSYRFSSHEHHGAENRGEEPAVGVGILAPPRGKPAWGDSRTAEANTSR
- a CDS encoding aldehyde ferredoxin oxidoreductase family protein: MRSATGPLLSIDLDEQTAETESIDDVLDAFVGGRGVGTKLAYDRVPFDADPLGSENRLTFAAGPLQTARTSFTGRMNCTGLSPLTDGILSSNAGGFLSRNAVATGYSAVEIAGESDELLIVHVSDTGVGFEPVPELAGAAVSAVSEHVVGRGLDASHVACIGPAGENLVRFASIMTSESRTFGRGGLGAVLGSKNVKAITFSGDSAPETEFPAVASDIHRDAAESDHVMKRQGTASLTEFASQVGALPTHYYSELEFEGSDGISGDRVEEKKFRKGTCSACAFACKLPTRDEASGLETEGPEFETVMAFGSNCGIDEITSVMKSNDLCDELGMDTISCGATVAAYLESEDAFGDAELVHALVEKIARREGMGDVLAEGIDRIHDELGVENWSSKGMPFAAHDGRALNGQGLAFATSNRGADHLYGGLYTYEYPLVEKSEALDPEGMAGKPEKLVASENHNALLDSAICCKFSRTVLTDKRLATLLDAEYERLLETGARIVALERRFNNERGFDRSDDDLPYELPGFEDALDEYYRLRDWNPDGTVP